One part of the Tolypothrix sp. NIES-4075 genome encodes these proteins:
- a CDS encoding collagen-like protein — MPFSIDDSTNPADTHTNLNLIQSVNAIAFILKRITGESSWKVPPTKPLTELAISLKGDKGDKGDTGAQGIQGLKGDKGDTGATGVQGLKGDTGATGAQGIQGLKGDKGDTGATGATGAQGIQGLKGDKGDTGATGAAGADASVVPGAWQDITLITGWSNYATGYTSPQCRKLIGNLIEVKGTIKKATTPLANEVIATLPVGYRPTEIMMLTTWASNGYSRIQVEPNGSIKLIAGVAAGAGLNFLFGLN, encoded by the coding sequence ATGCCTTTTTCCATTGATGATTCCACTAACCCAGCAGATACCCACACTAATTTAAATTTGATTCAAAGTGTAAATGCGATTGCTTTTATCCTCAAACGAATTACTGGGGAATCTTCTTGGAAAGTTCCCCCTACTAAACCTCTTACTGAATTGGCTATTAGCCTTAAAGGAGACAAAGGAGACAAGGGAGATACTGGCGCACAAGGTATTCAGGGGCTGAAAGGCGACAAGGGGGACACCGGAGCTACGGGTGTCCAGGGGTTAAAAGGGGACACCGGGGCAACTGGAGCGCAAGGCATCCAGGGGCTGAAAGGCGACAAGGGGGATACAGGCGCGACCGGGGCAACTGGAGCGCAAGGCATCCAGGGGCTGAAAGGCGACAAGGGGGATACAGGCGCGACCGGGGCTGCTGGTGCAGATGCCTCTGTAGTACCAGGAGCATGGCAAGACATAACTTTAATTACTGGATGGAGTAATTACGCCACTGGGTACACTTCGCCTCAATGCCGAAAATTAATAGGCAACCTAATTGAGGTAAAAGGCACGATCAAGAAAGCCACAACACCGCTAGCCAATGAAGTGATAGCAACTCTTCCGGTAGGATATCGCCCAACCGAAATAATGATGTTGACAACCTGGGCTTCAAATGGATATTCACGTATACAGGTCGAGCCTAATGGCTCGATTAAATTAATAGCTGGTGTAGCGGCGGGGGCGGGTCTTAACTTTTTGTTTGGATTAAATTAA
- a CDS encoding tyrosine-type recombinase/integrase — MKIDREGQACVLSNDDYSKIRKQIKSKKYKLLLDLAWYTGERWGALVQLRVEDCYNADLSPREYINFRARTRKASPDGKRQTRQVFVHAVLRESLQNYKPESNSPWMFGDRTGDKPITLRWADMILRAAVEKAGLAAKGISTHSTRRSFITKLHRNGTDLYTIKKITGHKDFKALERYVEIDSDRVKGAIAAL, encoded by the coding sequence ATGAAAATAGATCGAGAGGGACAAGCTTGTGTTTTGTCCAACGATGACTATTCTAAAATTCGCAAGCAGATTAAATCTAAAAAATATAAGCTGCTTTTAGATTTAGCTTGGTACACCGGCGAAAGGTGGGGGGCGCTGGTGCAATTGCGCGTTGAAGACTGTTACAACGCTGACTTATCGCCACGCGAGTATATCAATTTTCGTGCTAGAACTCGCAAGGCTAGCCCGGACGGAAAGCGTCAAACTCGCCAAGTATTTGTACACGCGGTGTTGCGTGAGTCTCTGCAAAACTACAAGCCGGAATCTAATTCACCCTGGATGTTTGGCGATCGCACTGGCGATAAACCTATAACCCTACGCTGGGCTGATATGATTCTCCGCGCTGCTGTCGAAAAAGCCGGTCTTGCGGCTAAGGGCATCAGCACGCACAGCACCCGCCGGAGCTTCATCACTAAGCTGCACCGCAACGGGACAGATTTGTACACAATCAAAAAAATTACCGGACACAAGGATTTTAAGGCTTTGGAGCGTTATGTGGAAATTGATAGCGACAGAGTTAAGGGGGCTATAGCGGCGTTATGA
- a CDS encoding helix-turn-helix transcriptional regulator has protein sequence MSTKASILAFSGLCQACLLLFVIMARKKRAENPEDMPALQVLREAAGLTQAQLASRIPDKSRKKTLSRQVISGWERGEYEPELTIRQVKALCRALGKSLEELPDDFCSRSQLLTEDQSLTTNT, from the coding sequence TTGTCTACTAAAGCAAGCATACTTGCTTTTTCTGGTTTATGTCAAGCGTGCTTGCTTTTATTTGTTATTATGGCAAGAAAGAAACGAGCAGAAAACCCCGAAGATATGCCAGCCTTGCAGGTTTTACGTGAGGCAGCCGGCTTGACACAGGCACAGCTAGCAAGCCGAATACCTGATAAATCAAGAAAAAAAACTTTAAGCCGCCAAGTAATTAGCGGATGGGAAAGAGGTGAATATGAACCAGAATTAACGATTCGTCAGGTGAAGGCGTTATGCCGTGCTTTGGGTAAATCCCTTGAAGAGTTACCTGATGATTTTTGTTCACGCTCACAATTGCTAACTGAGGATCAAAGCCTAACGACCAACACCTAA
- a CDS encoding IS110 family transposase, whose protein sequence is MTIELKTLGIDVSKSSVTVHVLTSYPKGGLKSYWEKTRNKASTFYPTFYSNPDAKKKQKSAFDFADYLNESKPDVAILEPTGNHYSRLWASILESLGVKILWVGHIELRRYRGGKNLPNKSDAADALAMAAYPLDVEHHTSEGELNLKYFLMHRPDPIDELRELCQQLEHLNRVQSPIINYARQMLAWQFPEVAHIKSESSIYLPPLWGWLALREEEVFPQSWARLQNQYSRSIAIAYNLSIDPLLRLHADWLCDIKKTEQRLEGEIAKLLASECFGVYNAIFDAFGFGLRVRSRLLSRIYPFEAFLSAEGKPLIEHETREVKKVEKERRDGVNIIKAFPGDIKRTKRNRSRDAFKMRIGMGTVLEQSGDELIEKASGSALCRMALWQYVLCQVETGKLKHNPVTQKLLDYKDSLKNLTTPQGKQLLNGKHLQGKLMAKVANMLFDELVKAIASKETN, encoded by the coding sequence ATGACAATTGAATTAAAAACTCTGGGTATTGATGTTTCAAAATCAAGTGTCACTGTCCATGTTCTAACATCTTATCCTAAAGGAGGTTTAAAGAGTTACTGGGAGAAAACTAGGAACAAAGCATCAACTTTCTACCCAACTTTCTACAGCAACCCAGACGCAAAGAAGAAACAAAAAAGTGCATTTGACTTTGCTGATTACTTAAATGAAAGTAAACCGGATGTAGCGATTTTAGAACCTACAGGCAATCATTACTCACGACTTTGGGCGTCGATATTAGAAAGCCTGGGGGTAAAAATTCTCTGGGTGGGGCATATCGAATTGCGGCGCTATCGTGGGGGGAAGAATCTGCCTAATAAGTCAGATGCTGCTGACGCTTTGGCGATGGCTGCATATCCCCTCGATGTGGAACACCACACATCCGAGGGGGAATTAAATTTAAAATACTTCCTCATGCACCGTCCTGACCCTATCGACGAGTTGAGAGAACTGTGTCAGCAATTGGAACATCTCAACCGCGTACAAAGCCCGATAATTAATTATGCACGGCAAATGCTAGCTTGGCAGTTTCCAGAGGTTGCACACATTAAGTCTGAAAGTAGCATTTATCTACCGCCATTATGGGGATGGCTAGCTCTACGCGAAGAAGAAGTATTTCCCCAAAGCTGGGCGCGGTTGCAAAATCAATATAGTAGATCGATAGCAATTGCTTACAATCTCAGTATTGATCCACTGTTGCGGCTTCATGCTGACTGGTTGTGTGATATCAAAAAAACAGAGCAGCGCTTAGAAGGGGAAATTGCCAAACTGTTGGCATCAGAGTGTTTTGGTGTTTACAACGCTATTTTTGACGCTTTTGGCTTTGGGTTGCGAGTGCGATCGCGCTTACTGAGTCGCATTTATCCGTTTGAGGCTTTTCTAAGTGCTGAGGGGAAACCGCTGATTGAGCATGAAACCAGAGAAGTTAAGAAAGTGGAGAAAGAGCGCCGCGACGGGGTAAATATAATTAAAGCTTTTCCTGGGGATATTAAACGGACTAAGCGCAACCGTTCCCGCGACGCCTTTAAAATGCGGATCGGGATGGGGACGGTGCTTGAGCAATCGGGTGATGAGTTAATTGAAAAAGCATCCGGTTCGGCGCTGTGTCGGATGGCGTTGTGGCAGTATGTTTTGTGCCAAGTTGAAACCGGGAAATTAAAGCATAACCCAGTTACACAAAAGCTTCTAGACTATAAGGATAGTTTAAAAAATCTCACAACCCCTCAAGGCAAGCAGCTACTTAACGGTAAGCATTTGCAGGGTAAACTTATGGCGAAAGTTGCAAACATGCTTTTTGATGAATTGGTCAAAGCGATCGCGTCAAAGGAAACTAACTAG
- a CDS encoding GNAT family N-acetyltransferase yields MNWSKRSRQRKLTRVKVYRYQDANQFYDRVKDYLLTDEALHNVQLRLCHSLIHNPESFEEKPLLATVEVEGDILAVAMRTPPRNLLLSKIQDFRAIEAIAQNLHLTENSLPGVTAPTNEAKAFAETWRSLTSQSYEMKMALRAFQLKQVEKISQATGQLRQATECDRELLIDWFEAFGVEALGIALTNTERAVERHLQRGTAYLWENETSVSMACHVGITPNGAAISLVYTPPEHRGKGYASSCVAALSQTLLSRGHKYCFLFTDLANPTSNHIYQAIGYQSVGDLYDCSFFRE; encoded by the coding sequence ATGAATTGGTCAAAGCGATCGCGTCAAAGGAAACTAACTAGAGTGAAAGTCTATCGATATCAGGATGCAAATCAATTTTATGACCGGGTAAAAGATTACTTGCTCACAGATGAAGCACTTCATAACGTGCAGCTTAGACTTTGCCACAGCTTGATTCACAATCCCGAAAGCTTCGAGGAAAAGCCACTTTTAGCAACCGTGGAAGTTGAGGGAGATATCCTTGCAGTAGCAATGAGAACACCACCCCGGAACTTGCTGTTGTCCAAGATACAGGATTTTCGGGCAATAGAGGCGATCGCTCAAAATTTACACCTCACAGAAAATTCATTACCGGGGGTTACTGCTCCCACAAATGAAGCAAAAGCCTTTGCAGAAACTTGGCGATCGCTTACCAGTCAATCCTACGAAATGAAAATGGCGTTGCGTGCTTTTCAATTGAAACAGGTTGAGAAGATTTCTCAAGCAACCGGTCAATTACGTCAAGCGACTGAGTGCGATCGCGAATTGCTGATCGATTGGTTTGAAGCCTTTGGGGTGGAAGCTTTGGGTATTGCTCTTACAAATACAGAACGCGCTGTTGAGCGTCATTTACAGCGAGGTACAGCTTACCTTTGGGAGAATGAAACCTCCGTCTCAATGGCTTGTCATGTTGGGATAACGCCCAACGGTGCGGCAATTAGTCTAGTGTACACACCACCGGAACACCGTGGCAAGGGTTACGCTAGTTCTTGTGTCGCAGCTTTGAGCCAGACTTTACTATCTCGCGGACACAAATACTGCTTTTTGTTCACCGACTTGGCAAACCCGACTTCTAACCATATTTATCAAGCGATCGGTTATCAATCGGTAGGAGATTTGTATGATTGTTCTTTCTTTAGGGAATGA
- a CDS encoding GNAT family N-acetyltransferase — protein MKVHRYEDASQFYERVKDYLLSQEALHFLLLGISNVLIYNPKRYGEKLYLTTVETDGNIVAVAMRTPPHRLLLSKIQDFAAVKAIAQDLHLTQSLPGVTAPMNEAKAFAETWRSLTGQSDQLMKKLRTFQLEKVQPISSAQGNLRIATETDRELLLRWYEAFSLETSGSVESDPKRWIEHTLQQSTAYIWQDKIPVSIACRGGITPNGASINMVYTPPEYRKKGYASTCVAALSQTLLNQGYKYCFLFTDLANPTSNHIYQSIGYQPVNDWYDYSFIENNVIDVSG, from the coding sequence ATGAAAGTTCATCGGTATGAAGATGCAAGTCAATTTTATGAGCGAGTTAAAGATTACTTGCTGAGTCAGGAAGCACTTCATTTCCTGCTGCTGGGAATTAGCAACGTTTTAATTTACAACCCAAAACGCTATGGGGAAAAGCTTTATTTAACAACTGTAGAAACAGACGGAAATATTGTTGCAGTTGCGATGAGAACACCACCTCACAGGTTACTTTTATCTAAGATACAAGATTTTGCAGCAGTGAAGGCGATCGCTCAAGATTTACACCTCACCCAATCATTACCGGGAGTTACTGCTCCCATGAATGAAGCAAAAGCTTTTGCGGAAACTTGGCGATCGCTAACTGGTCAATCTGACCAATTAATGAAGAAGCTGCGTACCTTTCAACTGGAAAAAGTGCAGCCGATTTCTTCAGCGCAAGGTAATTTACGGATAGCGACAGAAACAGACAGAGAACTTCTTTTGCGCTGGTATGAAGCCTTTTCGCTGGAAACAAGTGGTAGTGTTGAGTCAGATCCAAAACGCTGGATTGAACACACTTTGCAGCAAAGTACTGCTTACATTTGGCAAGATAAAATTCCTGTCTCTATCGCTTGTCGTGGGGGAATAACGCCTAACGGTGCGAGTATTAATATGGTGTACACACCTCCAGAATATCGCAAGAAGGGTTACGCCAGTACTTGCGTAGCGGCATTGAGTCAAACTTTATTGAACCAAGGATATAAATACTGCTTTTTGTTTACTGACTTGGCAAATCCTACATCCAATCACATATACCAAAGCATTGGTTATCAACCTGTAAATGATTGGTATGATTATTCTTTTATAGAAAACAATGTCATTGATGTCTCAGGATAA